ctaggaacggttacttttggttTTAGGCTGAGGTATCGATTctgtagagcttctgctagggaggGGCTACTTCCATACTCTTCCTGAGGTATTGATTCGGTAGAGCTTttactaggaataggctatgggagggctaggctaaggtggcactccggtagatcttccgctggggataggctaatcctaaggattgaggaacttcgaaggcccaaagaacacttcgaagatctgaagaacacttcggatcttatgaagatctccacgaagactggaagaacctcaaaaggggtgGGGGACTAAAGGAGAATTTCTTCTatgcaaaatctcactcaaagaaggcaaagggtTGAGAAGTTTTGAAGGCCCgaaaaacacttcaaagatccaaagaacacttcagatcttatgaagatctcttcgaagacttaaaaaatctcaagggggaaggggaggagagagggcagagcttctcttcctaggatgctcacttggagGCTTGGATGTTGTGGTATTGtattgtgaaaaaccaaagggaggggggtatttataggattcttgaaccaatggggagagaaagggaattcccttggccaatggtagaaaaaaatggttcttataagccaatgggatgaaaaaatgaaaattagggCCAATGGAGTGGGAGatggttttttggactaataggaaaagtgagtctttttttgggttaattaggtgagaatattcttttttgggccaatgggaggttatggagtagggtatgctagctggACAAGGTTaggtgcacaagtgggtgaagaggaaatttcttcacccatcaggTCGACAGAACACGTACTTCAGCCATTGACAATGGCACACAAGGCTCGGTAGGGGTGTTCAGGGCATGCATGGGTGCATGTGGGGGCTGGCTATGGTGCATGGCACNNNNNNNNNNNNNNNNNNNNNNNNNNNNNNNNNNNNNNNNNNNNNNNNNNNNNNNNNNNNNNNNNNNNNNNNNNNNNNNNNNNNNNNNNNNNNNNNNNNNNNNNNNNNNNNNNNNNNNNNNNNNNNNNNNNNNNNNNNNNNNNNNNNNNNNNNNNNNNNNNNNNNNNNNNNNNNNNNNNNNNNNNNNNNNNNNNNNNNNNNNNNNNNNNNNNNNNNNNNNNNNNNNNNNNNNNNNNNNNNNNNNNNNNNNNNNNNNNNNNNNNNNNNNNNNNNNNNNNNNNNNNNNNNNNNNNNNNNNNNNNNNNNNNNNNNNNNNNNNNNNNNNNNNNNNNNNNNNNNNNNNNNNNNNNNNNNNNNNNNNNNNNNNNNNNNNNNNNNNNNNNNNNNNNNNNNNNNNNNNNNNNNNNNNNNNNNNNNNNNNNNNNNNNNNNNNNNNNNNNNNNNNNNNNNNNNNNNNNNNNNNNNNNNNNNNNNNNNNNNNNNNNNNNNNNNNNNNNNNNNNNNNNNNNNNNNNNNNNNNNNNNNNNNNNNNNNNNNNNNNNNNNNNNNNNNNNNNNNNNNNNNNNNNNNNNNNNNNNNNNNNNNNNNNNNNNNNNNNNNNNNNNNNNNNNNNNNNNNNNNNNNNNNNNNNNNNNNNNNNNNNNNNNNNNNNNNNNNNNNNNNNNNNNNNNNNNNNNNNNNNNNNNNNNNNNNNNNNNNNNNNNNNNNNNNNNNNNNNNNNNNNNNNNNNNNNNNNNNNNNNNNNNNNNNNNNNNNNNNNNNNNNNNNNNNNNNNNNNNNNNNNNNNNNNNNNNNNNNNNNNNNNNNNNNNNNNNNNNNNNNNNNNNNNNNNNNNNNNNNNNNNNNNNNNNNNNNNNNNNNNNNNNNNNNNNNNNNNNNNNNNNNNNNNNNNNNNNNNNNNNNNNNNNNNNNNNNNNNNNNNNNNNNNNNNNNNNNNNNNNNNNNNNNNNNNNNNNNNNNNNNNNNNNNNNNNNNNNNNNNNNNNNNNNNNNNNNNNNNNNNNNNNNNNNNNNNNNNNNNNNNNNNNNNNNNNNNNNNNNNNNNNNNNNNNNNNNNNNNNNNNNNNNNNNNNNNNNNNNNNNNNNNNNNNNNNNNNNNNNNNNNNNNNNNNNNNNNNNNNNNNNNNNNNNNNNNNNNNNNNNNNNNNNNNNNNNNNNNNNNNNNNNNNNNNNNNNNNNNNNNNNNNNNNNNNNNNNNNNNNNNNNNNNNNNNNNNNNNNNNNNNNNNNNNNNNNNNNNNNNNNNNNNNNNNNNNNNNNNNNNNNNNNNNNNNNNNNNNNNNNNNNNNNNNNNNNNNNNNNNNNNNNNNNNNNNNNNNNNNNNNNNNNNNNNNNNNNNNNNNNNNNNNNNNNNNNNNNNNNNNNNNNNNNNNNNNNNNNNNNNNNNNNNNNNNNNNNNNNNNNNNNNNNNNNNNNNNNNNNNNNNNNNNNNNNNNNNNNNNNNNNNNNNNNNNNNNNNNNNNNNNNNNNNNNNNNNNNNNNNNNNNNNNNNNNNNNNNNNNNNNNNNNNNNNNNNNNNNNNNNNNNNNNNNNNNNNNNNNNNNNNNNNNNNNNNNNNNNNNNNNNNNNNNNNNNNNNNNNNNNNNNNNNNNNNNNNNNNNNNNNNNNNNNNNNNNNNNNNNNNNNNNNNNNNNNNNNNNNNNNNNNNNNNNNNNNNNNNNNNNNNNNNNNNNNNNNNNNNNNNNNNNNNNNNNNNNNNNNNNNNNNNNNNNNNNNNNNNNNNNNNNNNNNNNNNNNNNNNNNNNNNNNNNNNNNNNNNNNNNNNNNNNNNNNNNNNNNNNNNNNNNNNNNNNNNNNNNNNNNNNNNNNNNNNNNNNNNNNNNNNNNNNNNNNNNNNNNNNNNNNNNNNNNNNNNNNNNNNNNNNNNNNNNNNNNNtgggctgatccttcttcagtaacttgaaaattggttcacaagtCATAGTCAGTTAGGTTATGAACCTACTGATGTAATGGatatgacccaaaaatcctcgtatctaCTTCTCTGTGTAAggtgggcatttcttggattgccttgatcttaATGGGGTCAACCTCAATGCCACTTTTCTCTCCAGGAAACCCAATAATTTCCCTGCCGTTGCCCCGAACACACACTTCTGGGGATTCAACCTCAGCTGATATGTCTTGATCGTCTCAAAGAAGCTTCTCAATGCGGGAATATGTCCCTATCGATCCTTTGACTTTACAatcatgtcatccatatagaccTCCACATCTTTGTGTATCATGTCATGTAGGATGGCTGTAGCTACTCTCTAATAAGTTGCCCTGGCATTCTTTaatccgaaaggcatgaccttaTAATAATAAGtaccccatggagtggtgacgGCTGTCTTCTCACAATCCAAAAGGTGCATattcacttgattgtatcctgagaatccatccataaatgatagcaaggcatgtcATGTAGTGCtgtcgaccaatacatcaatataaGTAATGGGAAGTCAACTTTCAGGCTTACTTTGTTGAGATCTCAAAAGTCTACACACATACGTatccttccatctttctttagaACTAGTAtgatattggccaaccattgaggGTACTTTACTACTTGCaagaaccctgcattccactatttTATGACtttttctctgatcttctcactccattcaggatgcatccttctgagcttctCCTTAATGGGCTTttccccagggtaagtcggcaagtgatgttgtacaatgttggggtcaatTCCAGGCATATATTTATATGATCAGGCAAAAATTTCCACAAACTCCTTCAGGAGGCAGATCATCTAttccacttcttcatcttctagggTGCCATCGATCTTTACCTTTCAagggcattggtcagttcccaaattaataatccGAGTATCCTCACGACTGGGTtgtgctttctttggtttgcattgttttattaagttatgatattgattaagatcatcattagaaaaagtaGGCAAGTCATAttcagaattagaaatttcgttcatgaatgaaggagtaacaaactcaaCATACATAGACTTATAATTTCCTCAGGAGGGGCAACAGACTCTCCAATAGATGTAGAAGTTTCAACAACTGACTTGATGTTATTACCAGTGGTACTTAAGCCAGTTGTCTCAGTAGCATGGGtgaacttgaagtcctctcAGATGCTTGTCTAGTTCGAAAGTGTTTCAATTGACTGGTGGATGAGGAAGTGAGGCAAAgtgccatcttcttctccttctaggCAGATCACTGCTATCTCCTCTATAGTGTTGTGGCTATCTTATTTCTTCGTTGGGCCAAATGTCATTTGGTTGATCTCATATTCCCTAAAGCCAAACTTGTCGAGGGGAGAAAAGCGGTCAAGGCTGCTCAGCCCCCCTTTCTATGTAATCCATCTTCTTGAGCCTGTTAAGCGAGGCCATCCCTGTTCCTTGGTCACACCTTTGACCACTTTCACAggtcttcccattgcagttggttTGAGCATagtgcatgcagaccatcatcctttgtgctcttctttactTGGCATAGACACTTCTTCCTCGGAAAGATCTAGGCTTGAGGTCATGGAGCTCCTAAGCTAGaggttcttgtaggagagaaCAGCTGTGAACCTTCAGATCAGTGGGAAGGCATAAACTCTaagtgagtcttatcttcttctcccattctctttttcGGAGAATTTGAGGGCTTAGCGGGTCTTTTGATTGGACCAAAGTTGTAGGATTGCCAccggaagacccattctcaatcagtgcaactTTAGTTATTCCAGTAATGCAGCTCTCTTGATCATTTCTTTTTTGTAGTTGTTCCACCTCATaagttacccagtcgaactcatcttggaagaacacttcaaacccCAGTTGCATCTTAgcagtggtttcatcaaactatgGCTTAACATTCCCACAAAatgggaaatcttctccttccttcataaaatatccattaagagtagggtagtatgTGGCTAATATCTTTCTCTTTATCTTCAATACTCTGTGGCCCTTTTGCCACTAAcatttttgcttttgtttgGAGGAACATATCCCAACCTGTTCTTTCCCTTGTTTGCAATAGAAATTGACAATTTGGATATCCCTTATGCATACTTTCTCAATCCCATGCCATGGaagtattgcatattcttcatcatctagccCACTCGAGGAGTCAAAGAAGCTGCGTACTCAACTGAGATGTTTTCTTCAACTGCCCCTTTTGCGAGCACAGCACAAGTCCCTTCTATTTCAAATCCATTAAGGTAGACTTCATCTATCGGCACTTCTCCTTTCTCTATATTGGCCAAGGTATTGACCACTTCAGGGTCTCCTGAGACAACAATCACCTTTCCTCCATGTAATAATTTGACCTTTTGATGGAGATTGGATGACACTGCTTTTTCATTGTGTAACCAGGGCtttcctaagagcatgttaaaggaAGCTGGTATGTCAATAACTTAGAAGTCCACATCAAACTTTACCGAGCCAACTATCACAGCTAAGGTAAGTGCTCCCAAAATCTCCCTTTTGGTGTTATCATAGGCCCTTATCGTTTGGCCTGATGCCTTCCTTTTCTCTATGTTGATGCCGATATTGCTGGCGTTTCTCAATGGTAAGACATTCAAGCAGAgccattgtcaatgagaacctgaGGAATGGTCTTATTAAGGCAATCCACTGTAATGTATAGAGCTTTCTTGTGAGAATCCCCATTGTTGGGAATTTTAGAATCTGAGAATACAAGAGACTGCactacatatgttgcccctactatatgggAGAGCTACACTGAATTTATCTCAATTGGTACTTTCACATGAGTGAGGGACTTCAACACTGCCTCACGATGGGAGggagaggccatcaacaatccccagatTGAGATATTGGCCTGGGCCTTCTTAAGCTGAGCCAAAACTGGATTCTCTAGTTccttcttcaagccactggaACCTGCTTCATAGCTGTTGGGTTTCTCCAttgctagggccttgcccttataaTCTTTCCAACTTCTGGTCTCCATCACCCTGGTGGGCTTCTTAACAGTGATTTCAGTGGGGTATTGATCCTCATTGTCACTATCATTATTCCAACCAATGGATCATCATCTTTGGACTCCCCTTCTCAGCTCGAAGTGGGAAGTCAGGGTCTTCTGCATATATTGAGAGCCCTGAGTCATAATTTCTTGGCCGCATTAGAGAGACACTGGAATACAGCATCCAATACTTCTGCAAATGTGTCCTCTAGCCCTATTTCCTCAAGGTCATTCAACTGCTCATTGTAGTAACGttcactgatggttacttcaCCAAGCATGtggtcaatttcttccactctttcttgcatcctcCCCACTTGTCAATATACATCGCATAGCTTATCTTCCATATCTATCAAGGAGTTCAATTcgcatataaaaaaaattacctattcatttgactcatcatcatttccTGAATTTGACATGGAATCATCCCCTTCTATACAAAGGGTGGGAAGAATACCAGTCAGATCAACTATCAagtcatcaccaccaatagcatttACTGAGTGATAAGTTGGATGCTCGGGTGAGTAATATTCAAACTTGTCATCCACATTCTGGTTCCATGGCCCGAGGTAatcatcccagtctagataaTTATCATCGTTATCATTCTCATCATCGTCTTCCTCACACTCAttcccatcatcatcatcatcgtcatcatcgtcatcctcttcttcagtGACCTCCCCCTCACTGGGTTCCTCATTTGCTTCCTCCTCATGGCCCTCAAACTCTCCTGCATCCAATCATTAGTAATACTCAGAACGTATGGATCAGAAGATTTTTATGGGGTTTGACCCATTATCATCAGATCAAAGTCGGGTTAGATCTAACTCATCCtcttctatgtcactccctatgtagATTAGGGAAGTGTGCTCTTTAATATGTTCTCCCACTGATAATGCTATTGCTGCCCGGAGGAGATCATATGTAACTTCCTCAACTATCTCTGAACTATCTTCTTGTGATGATCTTGATTGAATTAAGGGTGTCGGGTCCATGGATTGATCTTCCTCAAGAACATTTGCTGAACCCAaagatgaagtcatttttggagagTCAGGCAATACTTGCATGTCCTTCCAATCAtatccaccaatccatccttcttttgggccATGAATTGAAACCTGCAAATGAGATTCATATGATGTTGATGAAGGATATGAGGCAGTgtgatatgatgatgatgtgataTGAGAGGTAGGGTATCCTGATGGAGATAGTGAATGATAAGATGGAGCTGGTGTATGATAAGATGGAGATGGGGTTTCCTCCCTCTAAGGGTAAGGTAAAGGTTGATGGTGTTGTAAAGGGTGAAAATATTATAGAGGTAGAGGTTGATGATTATATGGTGGATATTAGGGTTCAATGTAAGTAGTAGGATAGTTGGATGGAGGTAAAGGTTGGTAGAATGATGATGGAAGGTTCAATCCTGGATAATATGGGGAAAATGATTGGTAAGGTAAGCTGCATAAAGCAGTGGACTTCTCAACAGGGGTTGGTGATGAAGGAGGAAAGGTGGACATTTGCTCTTCACTCCCTGTTTCTTCATCTGATGACTTCTCTTCCCTGGGAAGTCTCAAGGTTTTAGCTCTCTACCCCATGATCTTCCGATAATCACGGGCGGTCAGATGACCCTTTTACTTTTTAGgctcaatgagttgagtggggtcactttctgtgGATTCATCCTCATCCAAATTACTGATTGTACTATGATCTGGGAGTAGGTTGGTGGTAACATTGGGAGTTTGCTTGACTTTAACTTCAATAGTTCCATTATCCACTAGATCTTGTACTACATGATGTAGCCCTAGGCACCTCTCTATGGAGTGCCCCTTCTGggtatggtaggcacaatactcatgatcctgATACTAAGTTGGGAGAGGAGTGGGAATCACCCTTGGAGCCTTTGTCCCCAATAAcccttgcttcttcaatttctcatacaCTGTTGTTATTGGCATTCCCAATCTAAAAATTTCCTTCTTTAATGAGGGGGCTTCTGAGCCGGAGCATCTAcctgtatcacaaatggttgtgatggagaaatggatgctACTGATTGTTGGGCTGAACTAAAAACATTAGTTTTAGGACCTTTCACTCGTCAAACCTTTGTACCCTTTCCTCCTTCCTGAGGAGTCCCAAGCTACTATGCTTCCCGTAGGATTCTATTCTCAATACGTGTCCCAGTGGCTATCAATACTTCAAAGGTTTGAAAATGTTGATAATGAAGGACATTATAGTTTGGACATGTTTTCAATTAATATTTTCACCTACTCTGCTTCAGAAGGTTGCTCTGCCATCTTGGCTTTCATGTCCCTAAATCTCATAAGGAAAGCGGTGAATCCTTCCCTAGGCCGTTACCTTAAAGTCTCTAGCTCTTGCCACTTCACATCCATTTATGTGTTAtaagagtattgcttggtgaaggctttcaccactattgccTAATTCTATGTTTGTGCAGACTCTATCTATATTAGCAATCTTAGAACTAGACCTAATAATGTCAACATAAATGCCTGACCCATCTAGTTATCAGCTAGCTGCCAAGACTTGGTggtgctgaggaagaccttcaaATGAGCTTTAGGATCCCCGGACCTGTCAAACCTGTCagtttgccatttgaacttGTCGGGAATCCTTGCTCTAGAGAAAaagctcatctcatcagaatctgCTATTTGGCTATCTTGACTTTTCCTAATTCAGATTAGATCCTCCAGCTTCTCTAACTGTTCTCTaagcttccttttcctttctatcTCAGGAGGTTCCATTCTGACGTGTGCTataaactcttcttcttcatcatcaatcacCACCCTTAGAGGGGCAACTCAGGAGTAAGCTCCTCACTGACCATTTTGATAGGTGGGTAAAACTCCTTGTTGATCGGTATGCCTGGCCACATCTGGCTCTCCTGATTCTACCTTGGAGTCCACGATGCCCTATGAGCCTATTCTGATCTTGTTCTCCTATAACTGGAGTAGGGTCAACCCTGGGAGGGTTTCGAAATAGGTGGAGCACTTGTGCTAACCCATTCTTGACTTCAATCATCTCATCTTGTAATGTCTTGACGGGGTAAACCCATGCTTGATCAGGAGCTTCCATGTATACTGGATCCATGTGTACCAAAATACAATCACTTGGAAATAAATTGTCTTGAAGAGACGACgtaggtgacactggacttaagcaagtcaaccgattaccttgacgtgtccaaatggacaacagggaatacttgaggtgtggaattatgcctgacCCAAAACATggattattttatgattcttgtattttgaaccctttgtttattcattcactcaattatcaaccaatgggccatccaaagttagtccacttaatgatagggagtgggtaggggttgatgcccctagtccactcattGTCATATGtgggagattcacacaaatTGCTTGACCAGAATATCCCTACTAAGACATTCTTTgtcgataaagtcatgctttgcTTAATTCAGATAATTGGTGACATTCTCCTAGTTTCCTtgagtcttttagataattcagcaTTTTGCGGGACTTTAACAAAAATCAGCCCGGATCACGTATGCCAagtcatccatatttcatttctaaggaggaaggacaccttttatccgaaacccacttaggagagcatttctttatgactagaatgtattataggaaaattccttttcaagatcgcaaacaaattctatagattACCTTGTGGCATTCTAAGCATTCCCCATATATTTCcaacatgatgcgagcatgcaggggatgcaataggaccgacaaggcttcctttaCAGGATCTATGTACTCAAcatacgtgatccttttgatataatcataggtacaagatcaagggggtgacttccttgcccattactcgtgactacacacaaggttaagcaattggccacggggtggtggaaccatgagtgattatATGTAAGAGTGTGatgtgggaatatcattattcgatctcaaaatgttaTAAAGTTCACGGACCTCCCTGTGGGTGCTGGAAAAATTATGAACATCATCactgtttaacaataccccacaccatTGTACAGAAAGCAACTGCCAtttctcttagagtactctccatgacatgcactgacctccctgaagTGTGGGCATGAccgggagtccctcgccaaatgatttcatttcgaGTATGATATATGATGCGGTtagtgaatataattacaaatatggggttatccaaacatgttttcaaatagatatagtggaaaatgttcttacatttagaggtagcatcttgtatcggaagcttgacaatttccgcagtggagtcaccactgtcaGGGTAGCGGCCCATGAATCGATCACTCTCTCCCCATCGAGGGAAGGTTTCCGTTCGGgccctctttcctctctctttatcttaGAGGATAAGGAAAGTGTTGGTTGTGTCTTCTTCTGCAGGCCCTGCACCGCCGTATCACCGCTTGgaaatacatggaggcctatttcgtaggtgTCAGGTTCGTCATAAAGACTAggcttgatgatggtctaatacgggggattgggatgatgcaaaaaataaaggttggattcaccacctaggattatgcgCCTAGAACCCGGGGGTGGGTCTAATTCTATAGAAAAATGCCCGAAAGTtagtctagtctagagattcaGGGAAAGAGTCagattgtagaattgggaaggtgttaggaacccaatctacccgattcaactggtcttcctattagatgcttaagaacgaacattttccacaattattcctatttcgcatgcatggctaaattatcaaacatatgtacagtaaataaaattaactatttatgtacactaaaatgaaattaattaaatatctatATTGCACTAAATGAGAAGAGAGATTGTACCTAGATTTGatccctatttcgggtcaaaagGGATGGACCCCTGGTTGGCTATGACTTTCTTGTAGATTCTCCCGGCTCAGGGAAtgatggtcttgaccttcaacatccttttttgagagatgctaactaGAGTAGTGTGCAGACAAAGGTCCGGCTTAGGGTTGGTTACTTTTAGGCTATtgactccggtagagcttccgctagggtcggctactttaaaaaaaattcaggtcaaaactttgacagagcttcctcTAGGGATCAGCTACTTTCAGGAAAAGTCAGGTCAgaacttcgacagagcttcctctAAGGATAGGCTACTTCTGAGAAAAGTCAGGTCAGAACTCCAGTAGGGGTTCAGTtaagattttgaaaatattattgaagtgctttgaaggcccgaagaacacttcgaagatccaaagaacacttcaaatcttgatgaagatctctccgaagactagAAACAATTCAAATGGGGAGgggatttaggagagagaaagtgctcTTCACAAAGAGACTAGAAAATGGCAAGTGGGTGTCTTTTTCAAAGGaaagagggggtatttatagtgttTTTGGCCAAAGAAGTGAAGGgaaatttttcttcacccaaaaggtgaagagatatttttgttgaaagaggtgaagggaaacttttgttcacccaaaaaggtgaaaagatgtTTCTTTTTAAAGAGGTGAGGGaaacttctcttcacccaaaaaggtgaaaagatattttttttgaaagaggtgaagggaaacttctcttcacccaaaaagatgaAAAGATATTTGGTATACTAGTGAGAGCATGTGGAGCGCATAAGTGAGTAAAGAGGGGatatttttccaaaatctagtttttagaaaaaaattccaatcaTCGGTGGGATGTTCTGGACAAATGCAGGAGTGCGAGACAATTGGTGGGGGCACCAAGCAGCAGACAAAGGTGTCCAGTAGCTATCGGGGGcatgaagggaaaaaaacagaggatacAGCCCTGTATAGGGTCGTAGGTGGGTGGGTGGCTGTCACAAGTGGATGGCAATGTACGCATGTGCGGGATAACTTCCGATactgattatgggagatccgctagt
This genomic stretch from Macadamia integrifolia cultivar HAES 741 chromosome 2, SCU_Mint_v3, whole genome shotgun sequence harbors:
- the LOC122064308 gene encoding acidic leucine-rich nuclear phosphoprotein 32-related protein 1-like, which produces MTSSLGSANVLEEDQSMDPTPLIQSRSSQEDSSEIVEEVTYDLLRAAIALSVGEHIKEHTSLIYIGREFEGHEEEANEEPSEGEVTEEEDDDDDDDDDDGNECEEDDDENDNDDNYLDWDDYLGPWNQNVDDKFEYYSPEHPTYHSVNAIGGDDLIVDLTGILPTLCIEGDDSMSNSGNDDESNE